The Gossypium hirsutum isolate 1008001.06 chromosome D03, Gossypium_hirsutum_v2.1, whole genome shotgun sequence genomic interval aacagtcactaatGTTATCAAAAAGCGACAAATCAGTCACCCATTAAGATTTTCTATTACAGGCCTAACAGGACAGGTGACGTGGCCAGTTAACTTGTCACGTTGGACGAGGCGAagtttcaattcagtcactcaactttaaaaaaataacaaatctaTCGAAAATTGACAAATTAGTCACCTATTAACATTTTTTGTTACAAGCCTAACGAGACAAGTGACGTGGCTAGTAAATTAGCTAATCTGGTTAATTAACTTGCCACGTTAGACAAagcaaagttgagtgactattttcttgtcttcatttttcattttttcataaatggcccaatatttttattttttgtgtaaATAACCCAATATGTTTATATTTCTTCTTCTCCATCCCAACAATCTTGCCGTCACTGTCTTCACCACAACCATCTTTAGCGTCACCATCGTTGACCTCTAAACCACCaccctatattttttttccttttcaacccCTCAATAGAGGAGCCACACGGTTGGGATCCGATTGTCTTTTTCTATTGCCCAAAGCCATTAACTCTGAAAAAACTAGATCAAAATGGGATTGAAGACAATTTTGGGTCAAACTATCAGTACCCATGACCAAATCGGTGGGGAGAAAATCCTCCAAAGCAACATTCAAGCGATTCAAGAATCAAAACAACTCGGACTTGTCGAGATCTTCATGGGATATGATGATATGAACAAAAAAGTATTTGATTAAGCTAAACAACACTAACTCCATTGCCAACATTATCAAGttgcataaaacaaaataaaaaacaaaacaaggGGTAATCTAGAAAGGATATCGAAAATGAGGAAGCCATGATTTTACAAGAAGAATTTGTTCAAGGGTTTTATTTGTTCTTCTTTTTGGGTGtctgattttttaaatttaataggatcgatttattattttttgaaagtttgagTGATTGAATTGGAAGTTGAATAACTGTTTTGTCATTTACTCTTATATATTTGGGTTGGAAATAACGTAGTGGTCGATTAACTACATGTCACTAAGAGtaatagaattttgagagtatttagtcaaacaccttgtgtgcgtTATTTTCTGTAGGTTTCTATTGTtgtttgtagcttcttttggcataagtttACTTTCGCTATACAAATTGGCGCCTTGGATTACTTCTAAAGGAATCCTTACTTAAGTAAATGTTGACTTAGACGAGTTTAGATGAACGGATCACAGATCGCGAGACGAAATATCTAACCCTCTGAcaagttgagtgactattttgtcaACTACTCAAAATTAAGTGACTGTTGgtaatttaccctttaattaaattgtttacataatattcatcaaaataataaaataagattaaaaagtTGGAGAGATTATAAAGTTTTCGCAATTTATTTGCCTTTGGATGTGATGATGATTGTCAAAGTGTTTTTACTGGCTTTGTTGGTAACAGTTGGTTTTCTTTAATTcgtatttatatgattatttaaatttCTGGCTGAATTGGTTTCACAAGTGAATCgggaaaaattatggaaatatttttccttaattaaaataaattagtaCTGTCTTTCGCTCTGGGCTTCTCTCGCTCGCTCTCTGCATTCTTTCAAAGCTCACATATCGTTTATCTTGAAGCTCAAATCATTCCTCGACCCAAGGTATTCTGATCTCATCTAATTGGTCTCCTTTTGATTCTTGTAGTCATAGTATTTGATTGATAGGCTAATTACCTTAAAGATCGTGCCTTTCAGTTTAATTTGTTTTCTTGAATCTGTTATATATCTTCATCTTTATAAAAgggttttcgggttttcgggttttccttttttgttaactggtttatatatatatatattttccctttttctttctaatCAATGCCTTGTTTGATTTTAGATGTAAAGAACTATGTATATGCTTTCAATCTTTAAGAGAATTGTCTTTTCAGTGATGTGTTTGTTTGCTTACTCGCTTTAGTTTTGTAACTCGGGAATTGCTTGAAACTTGTTATTATAATATTGAAAAGTTCAGCAGTGAGCATTCttatagaaattattaaattactGTTAACACAAACATTGCTTGGACTAATAAACTAGCTTTATGGTTAAAAGGGTGTGTTCCTTACATCTGTAagtgtttttgttttctttatgtgAGTTCAAAGTTGTTTGGAGAATCCCATGTCTTCCAAGATGGCACCTTACCTGCAAAAAAGTGGTTTGTCATTTTCCGTTAACAAGCAACTGGTTTTCTCGGActttgtgtaattcatattttaaGCAGCTTTTGGAAGATGTTGCTTCCTTTTTGCAGTAAGTGATTTAAGTAACACTGAATTCTATTGAATCAGCTTAGCAGTCAGAACTGCATGATAAATAAATCTACTTAATCCATAGCCCGTCTACATTCGCACAAGCAGGGAGGGCTGCTGCCAAGGAGAAGGAAATAACAAATTGAGGCCACTTTTTCTTTTTAAGCCATAGGTTAATGACTTGGTTTTTCATAGTATTAGCTTACATGAATTTGATTCTTTGAACAATCTTCTTGTGATGTTTTGGGTTTAATTCAAATTTGTGCCAATCAGTGGATTAATGGTTGATGTGGAGGTTTGATTAGGACTACGTGAAAAAGTTTATGTTCTAATTTTCTGAACTATCAGGTTTTAGGTATGTTAGGGAAAGCGTACTCTCTGTTTACTGGTAAGTTTAACAAGTAAAGATAACTTTAATCTTGAGTGTTAAATGAGGTCGATTTCATTTACACtacagtttatatatatttaaggtCAGCGAATAGCTGTGTTCAATTACTTGAACTTTTATTAGGTTCtttcttgtttttcatttatGGTTCATATGTTTTTCTCTTTCAAGAAAGAGAGCATCATCTCATGAACACCCAAACCTTGTTTACTACACTCTAGTTAGTTTGGTTTTTCAGCCCTTAAGTTGTTTCTGTATCACCTGTACTGATAGAAGAAACTCTTGGATGTGATCAGGCATAATGGCCAAGAGTTAAAGCTGTCTTATGATTTGTTGTCTGCTTGTGTATGCTAATTCTGGTTCTGGAACAAACACACCCTTCTCTTTAGGGTCATTTCTCTGTATTTCTTTTACCTGTTTGTTCCAATTCCTAGTTGTTTCGTCATTGAATTGAACTGAAGCTAGCTTTTTGTTCTGCTCTTATGTAAGTATCAATCCAGTTTGCCCTTCTTTAACATCTAAACCTTTGTCACTCGATTTTTATTAAGTCCTTTTATTGGGAATCTTTAGTTTggctttttataaatataaatagttcACTGATAGTAATGGAAAGGCCAAGACAAAGGCAGTTAATTTGGATTCAAGATTTGAAATGGAGagaatgaaaatttcaaattaggGTTTGTTATGTATAACTCTTATATGCACAACAGATGGAAGAAAACAAGGAAGGATCCACAAAATTGGAAGCCCGGGATGAGACTAGGAAGCGACCATCCATTTTCATCATTGGATGTCCCAACGTCGGCAAGCGCACCCTGATCTCCCGTAACTCTCATTTCCTCATCCAATTCAATTGTTCTTTACTGTTATCATTATtgttttttaactaaaaaaaaatataCCAAATGCTACTAACTGTTATTTTGTTGGAAAAACATGAGTCATGGTTGCTATGCCTTTATCAAAAGTTCTGGATATTTGAtcagttttatttaaaaaaattgcagGGCTTGCCACTGTGGAgttcgaagaagaagaagaagaagatagctCCCAAGTGGTTGTCCGTCGGTCTGAACgcattctttatagtcacttttaACATGGTTGTTTGTTTTAGTTAATTATACAATGTACGGGCTTTTTTTACCAAACTCTGATAACTGATAACTCTACCATCAACAGCTGGACTATCAATACCAAATACTACACTGCTGATGTTTCTCTGTGTATGGCTCATCTTCAAGATGGATTTTCAGCTCGAACCCTCCCTATATTTAACCATTCAACTGCCTTGGTCATGGTTTTTGATATGTCTAATGTAATCATCTTACTTTTCCCAGTTCTTGTTCAGTTCTTTCTATTTCTGTCGCAATAACTTTTGCAACATATTTATAACTCAAGTACTATTTCTAtataaacacacacacacacatacacatatattgTTCTATACCCTCACCTTCCTTTTCgactttttttctctctcttgcaGTTGTCAACTCTTTCTGCTCTTCGGGATTGGGTATCTTACACTGATATCCAAAACTTTGAGATTTTACTCTGCATTGGAAACAAAGTTGATCGAATTCCAGGTCATCCTGTCCATGCTGAATACACAAAACGCCTACACAAACTTGATGATTCCTCTACTCATCCTTCATCTGACTTCACTCAATATGGAATTTCTGAAGCTGAAGGAAGCAGTCTATTGGGAAATGAAGACCCATCCTCCAACATTCGCAAGAAATGCTTGGAATGGTGCATTGACCACAACATTGAGTTCATTGAAGCCTGTGCTTCTAATGCTGAATTTGACAAATGTAAGCCCATGTTTAGCTTCTGCATCATCATATCCACTTCACTTTGTTGCTACACTGTCTATACACTGAATTACTGATATGGAATATAACATGCTTTGATGTGAAATTTCCAATATACGATCATGGTAAATTGTATTAATCATGACATCCTGCTCAGAAAAATGTATTTtgcctaaaaaaaataaaaaaggatgtGCACATGCATAATTGTGAAGTTTTACTTGATATCTCCACCATGATCTAGCAAATTTTTACTTTCCTGATGGAATGGGTATCGATGCTGTGACAATCAAAACTCACAATAATGAACGTTAAATAAAGGTTATGTACAGCTTGGATATTGGTATGCTTATTATTGCTAATGTGAAAAAGAAACTGGTCCTGGCAGGTTTGTCGGTTGATGGTGATTTACAAGGAGTTGAACGACTTTATGGTGCTATTTCTGCTCATATGTGGCCTGGAATGGTTCTGAAATCTGGTGATATGATAACTGAACCTTCACTACCTGAGAAAGAAGGTTATACGTGATACCTTGGTTTTTCTAATAAAAGTTCTTCctgattaattaattgctaaatATCATTATTGTCCCTGTCCAGATTCATCTGAAGAAGAACCTGATTATCAGTTTGAATATGAAGTGCTATCTGCGGGTTCAGCTGAACCAGGGAATGAGATTGTTGAAGAATGGGTTTCTGCAAGTCCAACTAACACATTCCTGGATATAGCGAAATCAGTTGATGCGGGAAATTATGTTACAGAGTGTGCTCCAGGGAACATAGCCGGATGCAAAAAGGAAGAGTTGCatacttttctgacattttctgGTTTAGGGGAGAAAATTGACAGAATGGAACCCAATGCTGAAGAAGCTGGTCTAGCTTCAGCTTCAGAAGTAGATGATGGCCCACATTATGATTTTGAGGATTTGGAACAGTTGATGTCTGAGATTGGAAATATTCGCAGCAACTTGAGGTTAATGCCTGATTTTCAAAGGAGGGAGATGGCTGCCAAGCTGGCTATTAAAATGGCTGCCATGTTTGGAGGTGACAGTGATGATGAAGAGGAGATATGAGTTACTAATATGGGTATTATCATAAGAACTTTTAGATTGATCATGATTCATTCCTTAATCCCGGACTGTTGAGAATTTTGGAAGTTACTGACATGTAGCTTAAATACAAAGTTAACTTAGAAAAGGAGCCTTCATGGAAAATGTTTGGTTAATGTTTAGTTTTATACTCCATTAGCTACAGCTTGCCATTTCTTTTGACCGCCGCTTTCTATTTGCCTAGTTGGAGAAGGCCTGATGCTGCCAGTGCCAAGCCAATATGTTCGCAATGAATGAATTAGATGTACATATAACGCGTCttatttttttagggtaaataaGTTAAAGTTaatgaattttgtattttatttaaagtcATTACATTAATATTTCCTAAAATTTTGACATCAAAGAGTCAAAAAATGTGTTGAATGGAGCTTGGCACTCATTGCTGTTGAGTTCTTCATATCTTAATTACggataaatacattaatttattttacaagtaACTTGACACTCATGTTGAGGTTTGTCAGTTAATAATTGCATAATAGTTATACAGATTCTAATAGATgatgaaaatttaatataattaacaaaatttgacatCTATAAATATTGAAATACTCTTAAAAAGTATATTCTAAAAACCAACTTTTTCAATaaattcaattttgataaataataaaacatcccACAACCACAATATTGTtatttcaatgttttttttttggtgtacAAAGAAACCTAATTAATCTAATTTCCTAAACCTACCATGCATCAATCCTattattcttaaaatttcccaAACTACAATCATAGTCTAAGGTGCTCTCATTGGTTTGACCCAACTTTATGCTAAATTATATTGTGTTGTCTAGCATAGTAAAATcttaataaattctaaaaaaatccaagaaaaacTTCGAAAGAGAAAGAAATTTATATTCTTCCATATTAGTCATACTAGCGACTTAAAGAGGGTTGACCATGGAACCCCATTCTATGGTCTCCCTCAtgaatttttcaaatttgtcttaatccattcaaaaatatttcttgaGAAAAATTATGCTAAGTGATTCCTTTGTACAATGTTGAAATCAATAAATGAAATGTTTTACTAATCCAAATTAAAGGATTCCATTAATCATTTGAAATCTTTATGACATAAGAatttccaaaaaaattattacaaataaaattagataaaaaagtAGTATTGTTTCAAAAGAAGTTACATATTAGATAAATACCGTTAACTAAGTAGATTAATTTCATTAGTTGTCTCGTAGCTAGCTGCCGTAACAAATATATCTCATAGTGTTTGTGTTTGTTTTTGCATCTAGTTGTAGTTGGCGTTGAAATGTAGAAGAAAATTCCAAATTGTGATGTAAGGGATTCCATCAGCACcgtattattatcattataattgCAAATTGCAAGTAAAAGTTGTATTCCTGCTTACGTAATAGATGATTGAATTAGACGCGGAGACCTGCAAAATGTTCCAACCTTAATCTTTAAAATAAATCATAACCCAGGCTAGCTCATCTGATGATGCTTCCACCTATTATATATTCACCTCACCTTAACTTTGGTAAAAGGTGAAGTgaataataagcattaattaaCAAACTAAAAGctataagaaataataaagaaatgcgAGTCAGCAGCTTGTCCCCGTTGACCATTGGCCGCAGCCGCCATCTTGAGTTTTGTAATGAAAGTAACACTAATCTACTTACATGATTCATGTTTGTTTTGAGTTGTTCTTTGGCTTACCATTTCgcttggttttttttttcgaaaatggCTGCtactgatacggggttgcgcgcggaccaagatcgagttgtcaagtcacgagaaactcctacgaaaaccctaaacaattagatctgaaacgaaacagaaaattaaaagattagatttttaaattttcagatctgaaataaaatccccaaatcagcaaagaatcaaattgagaatagaaataagtgttagggttcttgaaaccctcaaggagattgtgattctgcccaattgaacaccaagatagttttccccaaatttcgacaatctaatttcacccaaaaagagtatggaaaaaccctagaaattggggatttttgggctgattccttaagatagaaaaaggctgaaaacacaataagaacagaaaatagattagataatgattcagcacaagtagaaataaagaaagaattgacagtaagaaattaaaagataagtcctaagaagcgttgaaatctcgaaagatctcacaactcccttcaaacggctctaatctcccctccaaagaatatcaatggcaagaagaaggttgaagatggctcccacaatcacaagattgttaaaacaacctctaaagaaaactcaagagagaaatcttggagaaaactcaaagaaaattctgctctcaacaaatctgaaattttaataataatgataagtgtttaacaaggtggacagccatgcctttaaataggccttataactagtcctaatctaattagaaaactaaaataaaaaaactcaaaattattttaatatggaaatttggtcaaaggtcattttatctgggactcttggactgaatattgacataaaaatttaaactaagtaaataaataaataaataaataaaaataaaaataaaactttacaacttgggccactttgacaatttggcctgattttcaactaagtatggatggatttcttgattgggctgggaatttgcttattgggcctcgccttcaagaatttgggcttttgtgactcgtattgtaacacctcttacccgataccgtttctggagtcgagcacgaggcattacttagcttatcttaccaattcggagcataaaaactaggtttgaaaatttatttcattattcgcagcaaatctgtccaatcgcgcagcagttactaaattaattataacttgagctacagaactagaaatttaattccgtaaattttccctgaaactagactcatatatctactcaacataaaatttttagaatttttggttcagcaaattagtacagtttattagttaaagtctcccctgtttcaccacctgactgccctgacctctagtcactaaaaataagttttctcactgtaggattttcatatgaagttcttacttgtttctacagaaaatagactcattaagaaatctaagcatgtaaatttcaactcataaccatttttgtacaatttgtaattattttctaaactcagaacaggggactccaaaaacagttctgaccctatcttactaaaattcacatatcttaaaatataaatttcctttttctacaccattattttttcatgaaaatagactcaacaagctttaattccatatatcattaaccctctaattcattttatactatcttgggtgatttttcaaattcacgtcactgtgctgcctgaattctgtttctttgcaaaattttatcctttcatgatttccatgcataatttatcacctaatctttcataacaacaaacaccttcatccttaatcattttaataaccatacatcaccaaatacttacacatcactcattagcaaaatcatcattacaaacatacaaaataactaaatccctatacatgccataactcaaacgtgtttcgatataaaataccgagcagttgtagttgatagtgtggacgatctccgacttctttaggatccttgaagtagctttgcaatactataagagaaagagaaataaaagaagtaagcataaagcttagtaagtttactagcaaataaataacaatatttaacttaaataattaaactcaatgtctatatctctagtttactctttagttaatctcatactagttctcttacttgtttacttagaatacttgtgtgcataacttactcaatccttgctgcatcgttgaacatcaattgatagtataataagttcttaagtcttacaacttacctgagcttgccatttatgctttaaactgaactttcatgaacatgattcgtttacaagcccgttgagctacattggaataataaggatactcgggtctcttctgataataacatgccaaagccatgtcccagatatggtcttacatgggatgttctcgtgatggtgcccatgccatgtcccagacatggtcttataggggacctctcatctcggtgccaacgccatgtcccagacatggtcttacatgggacctctcgtctcggtgcccatgccatgtcccagacatggtcttacaggggacctctcatgatcttaaggatgccaatgccatgtcccagacatggtcttacatgggatctctttacccaaatgtcatgacattcgtatccagtaccatccttatgtatcaacgggacttttaaattttaattctctatcatttcatgcttggatcatcatcaaataaattcataaaataaattcataattgctggaaattaacagcattaataataaatattgaaatattgcatttatttaccgtaaacttacctcggtaccaattatagccaaattcaccaacttagtcttcaactttattcttccctttgtctaacctcgagtttcgtacttcttgatct includes:
- the LOC107937844 gene encoding uncharacterized protein isoform X1 → MEENKEGSTKLEARDETRKRPSIFIIGCPNVGKRTLISRLATVEFEEEEEEDSSQVVVRRWTINTKYYTADVSLCMAHLQDGFSARTLPIFNHSTALVMVFDMSNLSTLSALRDWVSYTDIQNFEILLCIGNKVDRIPGHPVHAEYTKRLHKLDDSSTHPSSDFTQYGISEAEGSSLLGNEDPSSNIRKKCLEWCIDHNIEFIEACASNAEFDKCLSVDGDLQGVERLYGAISAHMWPGMVLKSGDMITEPSLPEKEDSSEEEPDYQFEYEVLSAGSAEPGNEIVEEWVSASPTNTFLDIAKSVDAGNYVTECAPGNIAGCKKEELHTFLTFSGLGEKIDRMEPNAEEAGLASASEVDDGPHYDFEDLEQLMSEIGNIRSNLRLMPDFQRREMAAKLAIKMAAMFGGDSDDEEEI
- the LOC107937844 gene encoding uncharacterized protein isoform X2, with amino-acid sequence MAHLQDGFSARTLPIFNHSTALVMVFDMSNLSTLSALRDWVSYTDIQNFEILLCIGNKVDRIPGHPVHAEYTKRLHKLDDSSTHPSSDFTQYGISEAEGSSLLGNEDPSSNIRKKCLEWCIDHNIEFIEACASNAEFDKCLSVDGDLQGVERLYGAISAHMWPGMVLKSGDMITEPSLPEKEDSSEEEPDYQFEYEVLSAGSAEPGNEIVEEWVSASPTNTFLDIAKSVDAGNYVTECAPGNIAGCKKEELHTFLTFSGLGEKIDRMEPNAEEAGLASASEVDDGPHYDFEDLEQLMSEIGNIRSNLRLMPDFQRREMAAKLAIKMAAMFGGDSDDEEEI